One Jeotgalicoccus saudimassiliensis DNA window includes the following coding sequences:
- the uvrA gene encoding excinuclease ABC subunit UvrA has protein sequence MKNPFISIRGARENNLKGVDLDIPRDQLVVMTGLSGSGKSSLAFDTIYAEGQRRYVESLSSYARQFLGQMSKPDVDTIEGLSPAISIDQKTTSNNPRSTVSTITEIYDYLRLLYARAGTPYCPIHDIEISSQTVEEMTDIIMQLPERTRIQVFAPLVRGKKGQHKKLITDLSKEGYARVVVDGEMFDIEEVPELGKNKKHDIDVVIDRLAVREGIESRLADSLQVALEKTEGNVTINVIDGEDLHFSENFSCPECGFTISELEPRLFSFNAPYGACIECDGLGMKMSVDKVLVVPDQNLSLEEGAIVTWQPISSTYYTQLLTQAADHYGIDMNVPFKNLSKKEQDIILKGGSDEITFRFAQDNGVVRERKMAFEGVFNNIERRYNESPSEYTRNVMAQYMRESECNRCDGYRLNEEALAVKINGTHIGQVVERSVRDGIDFFDHISLSAQNEEIAAPILKEIDSRLSFLRNVGLDYLTLNRKSGTLSGGEAQRIRLATQIGSRLSGVLYILDEPSIGLHQRDNERLINTLKDMRELGNTLIVVEHDEDTMLASDYLIDIGPGAGEHGGKVVSSGTPAEVMADENSLTGQYLSGKREIALPENYRKPDKKKVFKIKGARENNLKNIDVNIPLGVLNLVTGVSGSGKSTLINEILYKSLHTQLYKTKEVPGEHDTVEGIEYIDKIIDIDQSPIGRTPRSNPATYTGVFDDIRDVFAQTNEAKVRGYQKGRFSFNVKGGRCEACRGDGILRIEMHFLPDVFVPCEVCHGKRYNRETLEVKYKDKSIADVLKMTVEEAYYFFENLPKIKRKIKTLVDVGLGYVRLGQPATTLSGGEAQRVKLASELHKRSNGKTLYILDEPTTGLHSEDIKNLIGVIQRLVDQGDTIVIIEHNLDVIKVADHIIDLGPEGGEGGGNIVVSGTVEDVIANENSHTGQHLKKWLNRNH, from the coding sequence ATGAAGAATCCATTCATCAGTATCAGAGGTGCGAGAGAAAACAATTTAAAAGGTGTCGATCTCGACATCCCGAGAGATCAGCTTGTCGTAATGACAGGCTTATCCGGCTCGGGTAAATCGTCGCTTGCTTTCGACACAATTTATGCCGAAGGCCAGCGCCGTTACGTTGAATCACTCAGTTCGTATGCCCGTCAGTTTTTAGGACAGATGTCAAAACCGGATGTGGATACGATTGAAGGACTGTCGCCGGCAATTTCCATCGATCAGAAAACGACGAGCAACAACCCGCGTTCAACAGTATCGACAATAACGGAAATATACGATTACCTGCGCCTGTTATATGCACGTGCAGGCACGCCGTACTGTCCGATTCACGACATTGAGATTTCATCCCAGACAGTTGAAGAGATGACAGATATTATTATGCAGCTGCCTGAACGTACCCGTATTCAGGTATTTGCACCGCTTGTCCGCGGTAAAAAAGGGCAGCACAAAAAACTGATTACCGATCTAAGTAAAGAGGGTTACGCACGTGTCGTTGTCGACGGTGAAATGTTCGACATCGAAGAAGTGCCGGAGCTCGGCAAAAATAAAAAACACGATATCGATGTCGTTATCGACAGACTTGCAGTACGTGAAGGTATCGAGTCACGCCTTGCGGATTCACTGCAGGTGGCGCTCGAGAAAACAGAAGGCAATGTGACGATTAACGTAATCGACGGCGAAGACCTGCATTTTTCGGAAAACTTTTCATGTCCGGAGTGCGGATTCACAATTTCCGAACTGGAACCGCGCCTGTTTTCATTTAATGCACCGTACGGTGCCTGTATTGAATGCGATGGACTCGGGATGAAAATGTCAGTCGATAAAGTCCTCGTCGTACCGGATCAGAATCTGTCGCTTGAAGAAGGTGCAATCGTTACGTGGCAGCCGATCAGTTCGACGTATTACACACAGCTTCTTACTCAGGCGGCGGACCATTACGGTATTGATATGAACGTACCGTTTAAAAATTTAAGCAAAAAAGAACAGGATATTATACTAAAAGGCGGCAGCGATGAAATAACTTTCAGGTTTGCCCAGGATAACGGTGTCGTCCGCGAACGTAAAATGGCCTTTGAAGGTGTATTTAACAATATCGAAAGACGCTACAACGAAAGTCCCTCTGAATATACGAGAAATGTCATGGCACAGTACATGCGGGAGAGCGAGTGCAACCGCTGTGACGGTTACCGTTTAAATGAAGAAGCCCTCGCGGTAAAAATTAACGGTACCCATATCGGCCAGGTTGTGGAACGTTCCGTCAGAGACGGCATCGACTTCTTCGACCACATCTCTTTATCGGCACAAAATGAAGAAATTGCCGCACCGATTCTCAAGGAAATCGACAGCAGACTGTCGTTTCTCCGCAACGTCGGGCTCGACTATTTAACGCTGAACCGTAAGAGCGGAACGTTATCCGGCGGTGAAGCACAGCGTATCCGTCTCGCTACACAGATCGGTTCACGTTTAAGCGGTGTACTTTATATTCTCGATGAACCGTCAATCGGACTTCATCAGCGCGATAACGAGCGGTTAATCAATACGCTGAAAGATATGAGAGAACTCGGCAATACGCTTATCGTCGTTGAGCACGATGAGGATACGATGCTTGCGAGTGACTATCTGATCGATATCGGTCCGGGTGCCGGCGAACACGGCGGGAAAGTAGTATCCTCCGGCACACCGGCAGAAGTTATGGCGGATGAAAATTCATTAACCGGGCAGTATTTAAGCGGCAAACGTGAAATTGCACTGCCGGAAAACTACCGCAAACCGGATAAGAAAAAAGTATTTAAAATTAAAGGTGCACGTGAAAACAACCTTAAAAATATCGATGTGAATATTCCGCTTGGCGTACTTAATCTCGTTACCGGCGTGTCAGGTTCCGGCAAGAGTACGCTGATCAATGAAATTTTATATAAGAGTCTGCACACACAGCTGTATAAAACAAAAGAAGTGCCAGGTGAGCACGACACAGTGGAAGGCATTGAGTATATCGATAAAATCATCGACATTGATCAGTCACCGATCGGCCGTACGCCGCGCAGTAACCCGGCGACTTATACGGGGGTATTCGACGATATCCGCGATGTATTTGCACAGACTAACGAAGCGAAAGTCCGCGGCTATCAGAAGGGACGTTTCAGTTTCAACGTTAAAGGCGGACGCTGTGAAGCATGCCGCGGTGACGGTATACTCCGTATAGAAATGCACTTCCTGCCGGATGTTTTCGTACCGTGCGAAGTGTGCCACGGCAAACGCTATAACAGAGAAACACTGGAAGTGAAATATAAAGACAAAAGTATAGCAGATGTGTTAAAAATGACAGTAGAAGAAGCATATTATTTCTTTGAAAATCTGCCTAAAATTAAACGTAAGATTAAAACACTTGTCGATGTCGGACTCGGCTATGTGCGTCTCGGTCAGCCTGCAACGACATTGTCGGGCGGTGAGGCGCAGCGCGTGAAGCTCGCTAGCGAACTTCACAAACGTTCAAACGGCAAGACGCTTTATATTCTCGACGAACCGACAACCGGACTTCATTCTGAAGATATTAAAAACTTAATCGGCGTTATTCAGCGTCTTGTAGACCAGGGCGACACTATCGTTATTATCGAACACAACCTGGATGTCATTAAAGTCGCGGACCATATTATTGACCTTGGCCCGGAAGGTGGGGAAGGTGGCGGAAACATCGTCGTCAGTGGTACAGTAGAAGATGTAATTGCGAACGAAAACAGCCACACGGGACAGCATCTTAAGAAGTGGTTAAACAGAAACCATTAG
- a CDS encoding DUF4097 family beta strand repeat-containing protein, translating to MDSKERILKMLEEGKITSEEAIELMSAMNGKSDQGKHEQKSSAEREPSGGTDSGSGLFGDYVGQFVDEFNKYVNKDKVNDAYTNVKGKFSTGRQTKQMFDGLEKAFDSVGSSFDSVFSQGPKNRLIETVDQPFNSISVDIANGNVELKPAERGDVVKFEVTPFYRKLDTKKNYFQDIICDVKNDELVIVSDVKSARVNVVIEVTAETLRRIILSTSNGNVKISDKAFTDLTVDLLNGDIELDHLDAKNAFVRTSRGSIKVTEGQYKGIEIVSMLGTIMTDNLDAKTIDISSNGSVNIALKKETEEATINSNMGSINISVPNGRELEGRLSTVLGQINYPPELDARYMKQQDIGFKELMLVNNTDEPGMFLEVGTKVGSVTLHRS from the coding sequence GTGGACAGTAAAGAACGCATATTAAAAATGCTTGAGGAAGGCAAAATCACTTCCGAAGAAGCAATCGAACTGATGTCGGCAATGAACGGGAAATCAGACCAGGGAAAGCATGAGCAAAAGAGCAGTGCAGAACGTGAACCTTCAGGCGGTACGGACTCGGGCAGCGGATTGTTTGGCGACTACGTCGGACAATTTGTCGATGAGTTCAACAAGTACGTTAACAAAGATAAAGTAAACGATGCGTATACGAACGTTAAAGGGAAGTTTTCAACCGGCCGTCAGACTAAACAGATGTTTGACGGACTGGAGAAAGCATTTGACTCAGTCGGCTCATCTTTCGACTCAGTTTTTTCGCAGGGTCCGAAAAACCGTTTAATCGAAACAGTTGACCAGCCGTTCAACAGCATTTCAGTCGATATAGCAAACGGCAACGTTGAACTGAAACCGGCTGAACGCGGCGATGTCGTTAAATTTGAAGTGACGCCGTTTTACCGTAAACTGGATACGAAGAAAAATTACTTCCAGGACATCATCTGCGATGTTAAAAACGACGAACTTGTCATTGTATCGGATGTTAAATCCGCACGTGTCAACGTCGTCATCGAAGTGACGGCAGAAACACTGAGACGCATTATTTTATCGACGTCAAACGGCAATGTTAAAATTTCTGATAAAGCATTTACCGATCTGACGGTTGATCTGTTAAACGGCGATATTGAACTGGATCATCTCGATGCCAAAAATGCATTTGTCCGTACTTCACGCGGCAGCATTAAAGTGACGGAAGGACAATACAAAGGTATTGAGATTGTCTCAATGCTCGGTACGATTATGACGGATAATCTCGATGCGAAAACGATTGATATTTCGTCAAACGGTTCGGTAAATATTGCACTGAAAAAAGAAACTGAAGAAGCGACAATTAATTCGAACATGGGCAGCATCAACATCAGCGTGCCGAACGGCAGAGAGCTGGAAGGCCGTCTGTCCACAGTGCTCGGACAGATTAATTATCCGCCTGAACTCGATGCACGCTACATGAAACAGCAGGACATCGGATTTAAAGAACTGATGCTCGTCAACAACACTGACGAACCCGGAATGTTTTTAGAAGTCGGTACTAAAGTGGGAAGTGTGACACTGCACCGCAGTTAA
- the hprK gene encoding HPr(Ser) kinase/phosphatase — MLLVKDLVEEFDLKIWGGNAGLENEIPSFDLSRPGLEIAGYFSHYSSDRVQVLGMKEISFFERVLSDQDREDRAKRLCRKETPCIIVTRSQQPPLELIEACNETNTVLLITEDNTTNFTSRITTYLEKELAPETNMHGVLVDVYGIGVMITGESGIGKSETALELVKNGHRLVADDNVEIKEVNKNVLMGSAPELIQHLLEIRGLGIINVMTLFGAGCILTEKRIMLNVHLENWTDNNTYDRLGLEDKKIKILNSEVTKKVIPIRPGRSLAGIIEVAAMNHRLNQMGHNAAHEFNDRLNEKIKNNGGSQ; from the coding sequence ATGTTATTGGTAAAAGACTTAGTCGAGGAGTTCGACTTAAAGATATGGGGCGGGAATGCAGGCCTCGAGAATGAAATTCCGAGCTTTGACCTCTCCAGGCCGGGACTTGAAATAGCAGGGTATTTCTCCCACTATTCATCCGACCGGGTGCAGGTGCTCGGTATGAAGGAAATCTCATTTTTTGAGCGCGTGCTGTCGGATCAGGACCGCGAAGATCGTGCGAAGCGGCTGTGCAGAAAAGAAACACCGTGTATTATCGTCACGAGAAGCCAGCAGCCGCCTCTTGAATTAATTGAGGCGTGCAACGAAACGAATACGGTACTTCTTATTACGGAAGATAATACGACGAACTTTACGAGCCGTATTACGACCTACCTTGAAAAGGAACTGGCTCCGGAAACGAACATGCACGGTGTGCTTGTCGATGTATACGGTATCGGTGTGATGATAACGGGTGAAAGCGGCATCGGTAAAAGTGAAACCGCGCTTGAACTCGTTAAAAACGGACACCGTCTTGTAGCGGATGATAACGTTGAAATTAAAGAGGTCAATAAGAATGTGCTGATGGGTTCTGCGCCCGAACTGATTCAGCACCTGCTTGAAATACGGGGCCTCGGCATTATTAACGTTATGACGCTGTTTGGTGCAGGATGTATTCTGACGGAAAAACGTATTATGCTGAACGTTCACCTTGAAAACTGGACGGACAATAATACATACGACCGTCTCGGACTCGAAGATAAAAAGATTAAAATACTGAACTCGGAAGTGACGAAAAAAGTCATTCCGATACGTCCGGGGCGCAGTCTCGCCGGTATTATCGAAGTCGCTGCGATGAACCACCGTCTCAATCAGATGGGGCACAATGCGGCACACGAATTTAACGACCGTCTGAACGAAAAGATTAAAAACAACGGAGGCAGCCAATGA
- the lgt gene encoding prolipoprotein diacylglyceryl transferase: MIILNTIDPVAVSLGPLSIHWYGIIILSGMILGYFIANRETVKKGLPDDLFMDLMMYIIIFSLIGARLYYVFFNLDYYFFNPLDIIKVWEGGMAIHGGLIGGFLAGLIYTKTKGYSFFQVADIAAPSILLGQAIGRWGNFINQEAHGGPVAREFLENLMLPEFIINHMNIDGTYYHPTFLYESVWSIIGVVILLLIRPKLPLGHTVLVYLIYYSVGRFFIEGMRTDSLMIGELLRTAQVISVITIVGALALMIYRGMKYELPKYGEVYGNYAAKDEPKHFNKSSVVNKKKKRKK, from the coding sequence ATGATAATTTTAAACACCATTGATCCGGTTGCAGTATCGCTCGGCCCGCTGTCCATTCACTGGTACGGCATTATTATTTTAAGCGGTATGATACTCGGGTATTTTATAGCCAACAGGGAAACGGTAAAAAAAGGACTGCCTGATGATTTATTTATGGATCTGATGATGTACATCATTATTTTCTCGCTGATCGGTGCACGTCTGTATTATGTTTTCTTTAATCTGGATTATTATTTCTTTAACCCGCTCGACATTATTAAAGTGTGGGAGGGCGGTATGGCCATTCACGGCGGACTGATCGGCGGATTCCTTGCAGGTCTGATTTATACGAAAACGAAAGGCTACAGCTTTTTCCAGGTGGCAGATATTGCAGCGCCGAGTATTCTGCTCGGCCAGGCAATCGGGCGCTGGGGCAACTTTATTAACCAGGAAGCCCACGGCGGACCGGTAGCGAGAGAATTCCTTGAAAACTTAATGCTGCCGGAATTCATTATTAACCATATGAATATCGACGGCACTTATTATCATCCGACATTTTTATACGAGTCGGTCTGGAGTATCATCGGAGTGGTTATATTATTATTAATCCGTCCGAAATTACCGCTTGGCCACACAGTGCTCGTTTATTTGATATACTATTCAGTCGGCAGGTTCTTTATCGAAGGTATGCGTACTGACAGTTTAATGATCGGTGAGCTGTTAAGAACAGCACAGGTTATTTCAGTTATTACGATTGTCGGCGCACTCGCGTTAATGATTTACCGCGGGATGAAATACGAACTGCCGAAATACGGTGAAGTATACGGCAACTATGCAGCAAAAGATGAACCGAAACATTTCAATAAATCATCAGTAGTCAATAAGAAGAAAAAAAGGAAGAAGTAG
- a CDS encoding acyltransferase — translation MRKLTRHSGFKINPLWHLYRTVSLVKVAKNFIVIEAGRFMPSTKMKHKWYARGLGMNLGPHVSFAYKAMPDLMFPELITIGENTIIGYNATILTHEYLTDEYRIGKVEIGDNTMIGANATILPGVTIGSSVKVGAGTVVSKDIPDNALVYGNPMIIRERA, via the coding sequence ATGAGGAAATTAACCCGGCATTCGGGCTTTAAAATTAATCCGCTGTGGCATCTTTACCGCACTGTTTCACTCGTTAAAGTGGCTAAAAACTTTATCGTAATCGAAGCGGGGCGTTTTATGCCATCGACTAAAATGAAACATAAATGGTACGCCCGCGGACTCGGAATGAATCTTGGTCCACACGTGTCATTTGCCTACAAGGCGATGCCCGATTTAATGTTTCCGGAATTAATTACTATCGGTGAAAACACGATTATCGGCTATAATGCGACGATACTGACACATGAGTATTTAACAGATGAATACAGAATCGGCAAAGTTGAAATCGGCGATAATACGATGATCGGTGCCAATGCAACAATTCTGCCGGGTGTGACGATCGGCAGCAGCGTCAAAGTCGGCGCCGGTACAGTCGTGTCAAAAGACATTCCCGATAACGCACTCGTCTACGGCAATCCGATGATAATAAGGGAGAGAGCATAA
- a CDS encoding tetratricopeptide repeat protein has protein sequence MNNRKVISLDQNGEHYYRQGIKKRQQNLKKEALALLKKAYDKNPGNMDYLSEYVYVMAENGFGNEAEHLIIETFVKDNYDPEYFYILSQINIIKHDANKAFLYGVQYSNYDPESNYDDTLEEMFDVEIEDENELEKEAERFIGQQIFQHLFMNAKVSEALEYLDSLPMNIQEEPEFRNLKAMAYLFLNKFEDAQVLLEQLLEDDQTDMHALSHMTLLHYHTEQFDKYEAYLKKLEVVEPLDDDARFKVGLVLNFLQKYEHSYKLLFPLYKKQKIVNFQLLHALSFSSYHLGKHEESKIYWTRMQNFHPVDEKFSPWKKDEAAAEILKLESMYLHDEDQHKRLLALYLISKIEPREAIIGLSIWDHIETLDDYEKLYVTFLFQGLKLVRLGRMHIGLELLYEQSFRDEETLLMWINVFHDLYEKHKEFEDVESHTAAALYLYPSGRRLTKKGLAELFNTTVYRLNKAIDRIKQI, from the coding sequence ATGAATAACAGAAAAGTAATCTCTCTCGATCAAAACGGAGAGCATTACTACAGGCAGGGTATTAAAAAACGGCAGCAGAATTTAAAAAAGGAAGCACTCGCGCTTTTGAAAAAAGCATACGATAAAAACCCGGGAAACATGGATTATCTGTCGGAGTATGTTTACGTTATGGCAGAGAACGGATTCGGTAACGAGGCGGAACATTTAATTATAGAAACTTTCGTTAAGGACAACTACGACCCGGAATATTTTTATATACTGAGCCAGATTAATATTATAAAACACGATGCGAATAAAGCATTTTTATACGGTGTTCAATATTCGAACTACGATCCTGAATCGAATTATGATGACACGCTTGAAGAAATGTTCGATGTTGAAATCGAAGATGAGAATGAACTTGAAAAAGAGGCAGAGCGTTTTATCGGCCAGCAGATTTTCCAGCATTTATTTATGAATGCGAAAGTGTCTGAAGCGCTGGAGTATCTGGACTCGCTCCCGATGAACATTCAGGAGGAGCCCGAATTCAGAAACTTAAAAGCGATGGCCTACCTGTTTTTAAATAAGTTCGAAGATGCACAGGTGCTGCTTGAACAGCTGCTGGAAGATGACCAGACGGACATGCATGCATTGAGCCACATGACGTTGCTGCATTATCATACAGAACAGTTTGATAAGTACGAGGCGTATTTAAAGAAACTGGAAGTGGTGGAACCGCTTGACGATGATGCCAGGTTTAAAGTGGGTCTCGTACTGAACTTTCTGCAGAAATACGAGCATTCATACAAACTGCTGTTTCCGCTCTACAAAAAACAGAAAATCGTTAACTTCCAGCTGCTCCATGCACTCAGTTTTTCGAGCTATCACCTCGGAAAGCATGAAGAATCGAAAATTTACTGGACGCGTATGCAGAACTTCCATCCGGTCGATGAGAAATTCAGTCCGTGGAAAAAAGATGAAGCGGCGGCGGAAATACTCAAGCTGGAAAGCATGTATCTGCACGATGAAGACCAGCACAAACGTCTGCTGGCATTGTATTTAATCAGTAAGATCGAGCCGCGTGAAGCAATTATCGGTTTATCGATATGGGATCATATTGAAACACTTGATGATTACGAAAAGCTTTACGTAACGTTTTTATTCCAGGGCTTAAAGCTCGTTCGTCTCGGACGGATGCATATCGGCCTCGAATTGTTATATGAACAGTCCTTCAGAGATGAGGAAACGCTGCTGATGTGGATTAACGTGTTTCACGATCTGTACGAAAAACATAAAGAGTTTGAAGATGTGGAAAGCCATACGGCAGCAGCATTGTACCTGTATCCCAGCGGCCGCAGGCTGACGAAAAAAGGTCTCGCGGAACTGTTTAATACGACGGTGTACAGACTGAATAAAGCAATCGACAGAATAAAGCAGATTTAA
- the trxB gene encoding thioredoxin-disulfide reductase: MEEKTIYDVVIIGAGPAGMTAAVYASRAELKTVMLERGVPGGQMANTEEVENFPGFSMITGPELSSKMFEHSQKFGAEYKYGDIKSVELDGDIKILKTSSEDIYTKSVIVATGAEYKTIGVPGEDLLRGRGVSYCAVCDGAFFKERELVVIGGGDSAVEEGVFLTKYASKVTIVHRRDELRAQKILQDRAFKNDKIEFIWDTELQSINGESRVESVTLKNKNTGETYDFNADGVFIYIGMLPLTAPFQELGILNEDGYIVTNEEMETEIPGIFAAGDVREKSLRQIVTATGDGSLAAQNAQHYLEQLEDNE; this comes from the coding sequence ATGGAAGAGAAAACGATATATGACGTTGTAATAATCGGTGCAGGACCTGCCGGCATGACGGCCGCAGTTTATGCATCGCGTGCAGAACTGAAAACTGTAATGCTCGAACGTGGTGTGCCGGGCGGACAGATGGCCAACACTGAAGAAGTTGAAAACTTCCCGGGCTTCAGCATGATCACGGGACCGGAACTGTCTTCTAAAATGTTTGAACACTCGCAGAAATTCGGTGCAGAGTATAAATATGGAGATATTAAGAGTGTTGAACTCGACGGTGACATCAAAATACTGAAAACGTCATCTGAAGATATTTATACGAAGAGCGTTATCGTCGCAACAGGCGCAGAATACAAAACAATCGGTGTGCCGGGTGAAGACCTGCTTCGCGGACGTGGAGTAAGTTACTGTGCTGTATGTGACGGTGCATTCTTTAAAGAACGAGAACTTGTCGTTATCGGCGGGGGAGACTCGGCGGTTGAGGAAGGTGTATTCCTGACTAAATACGCGAGCAAAGTGACGATTGTTCACCGCCGCGATGAGCTCCGTGCTCAGAAAATTTTACAGGACCGTGCCTTTAAAAACGATAAAATTGAGTTTATCTGGGATACTGAACTGCAGTCAATCAACGGTGAAAGCCGCGTTGAATCAGTGACGCTGAAAAACAAAAACACTGGTGAAACATACGACTTTAATGCAGACGGCGTATTCATCTATATCGGTATGCTGCCGCTGACGGCACCGTTCCAGGAACTGGGTATTTTAAATGAGGACGGCTATATCGTAACGAACGAAGAAATGGAAACTGAAATCCCGGGGATTTTTGCCGCAGGGGATGTCAGAGAAAAATCACTGCGTCAGATTGTTACTGCAACAGGAGACGGCAGTCTTGCAGCGCAGAATGCGCAGCACTATTTGGAACAGCTTGAAGACAACGAATAA
- the rapZ gene encoding RNase adapter RapZ — MKNLIIITGMSGSGKSVALEAIEDTGYFCIDNLPPILIPKVVELMETTDGKMNKVALGIDLRGKEFFDVLIQKLETVLVNEDIMLRIVFLDTDDERLVSRYKETRRSHPLNEGVSVLQAIKKERELLDDLKGRASVIVDTTDLSPKELRDHIFTLYSGGREQFFAVNVLSFGFKHGVPIDADLMFDVRFLPNPFYIPEYRPLTGLNKEVYDYVMKWQDTDTFYDKLYDMIKYLIPQYIKEGKSQLTIAIGCTGGQHRSVALSRRLAKELDEKFTFAVNTTHRDARIEGTVNEKD, encoded by the coding sequence ATGAAAAATTTAATCATAATTACAGGTATGAGCGGTTCGGGAAAATCTGTTGCACTGGAAGCGATTGAAGATACAGGTTATTTCTGCATCGACAATCTCCCCCCGATTCTTATTCCGAAAGTTGTGGAACTGATGGAAACGACCGACGGCAAGATGAACAAGGTCGCGCTTGGAATCGACCTCCGCGGCAAGGAATTCTTTGATGTGTTAATTCAGAAACTGGAAACCGTGCTGGTTAACGAAGACATTATGCTCCGCATCGTCTTTCTTGATACGGACGATGAAAGACTCGTCAGCCGCTACAAAGAGACGCGCCGTTCCCATCCGTTAAACGAAGGAGTTTCGGTACTGCAGGCAATTAAAAAAGAACGCGAACTGCTGGATGATCTTAAAGGACGCGCATCTGTAATCGTCGATACGACAGACTTGTCCCCGAAAGAATTGAGAGACCACATCTTCACTTTATACAGCGGCGGACGCGAGCAGTTTTTTGCTGTGAACGTGCTGAGTTTCGGATTTAAGCACGGCGTTCCGATCGATGCGGATTTAATGTTCGATGTCCGCTTTCTGCCGAATCCTTTCTACATTCCCGAATACCGTCCGTTAACCGGTCTGAACAAGGAAGTGTACGATTACGTCATGAAGTGGCAGGATACCGATACGTTTTATGACAAACTGTACGATATGATTAAATATTTAATTCCTCAATATATTAAAGAAGGCAAGTCCCAGCTGACTATTGCGATCGGCTGCACAGGCGGTCAGCACCGCTCGGTTGCACTGTCACGCCGCCTGGCAAAAGAACTGGACGAAAAGTTCACATTTGCGGTTAACACGACCCACCGTGATGCGAGAATTGAAGGCACAGTCAATGAAAAAGATTAA
- a CDS encoding gluconeogenesis factor YvcK family protein: MKKIKIAIIGGGTGLAVLSRGLKTYPVDISAIVSVADDGGSTGIIRDQIDMPAPGDIRNVMSALSEVETKLEHLFTYRFKKDEISGHSLGNLMLAAMYDISGDFATAVSELSKILNVKGTVIPSTNVSPKLAARMADDSIIIGESYIPKVKKEIREMYLIPTNIDATPAAVEAILEADIIVLGPGSLYTSIIPNLLPKGIAEALADSNGIKVYVSNLLEQPGETMGMSAFDHLYAIEKHLKARVIDYVILNERDVYEQMADTYKNRGVHIIKSEREKLEAHGIKVITDDELIIVDDERVVRHNNEKLAEIIYDIVIDESETLKY, encoded by the coding sequence ATGAAAAAGATTAAAATCGCAATTATCGGAGGCGGTACGGGCCTCGCTGTCTTATCACGCGGATTAAAAACATATCCCGTCGATATTTCAGCGATCGTATCAGTAGCGGATGATGGTGGGTCAACCGGAATTATCCGCGATCAGATCGATATGCCGGCACCCGGTGATATCCGGAACGTCATGTCTGCGTTAAGCGAAGTGGAAACGAAACTTGAGCACCTGTTTACCTACCGCTTTAAAAAAGATGAAATATCCGGACATTCGCTCGGCAACCTAATGCTTGCGGCGATGTACGATATAAGCGGGGACTTTGCCACAGCAGTCAGTGAACTGTCAAAAATACTGAACGTTAAAGGGACGGTCATTCCGTCGACAAACGTCAGTCCGAAGCTTGCAGCCAGAATGGCCGATGACTCGATTATTATCGGTGAAAGCTATATTCCGAAAGTGAAAAAGGAAATACGGGAGATGTACTTAATTCCGACGAATATCGATGCGACACCCGCAGCGGTGGAAGCGATACTTGAAGCGGACATTATCGTACTCGGACCCGGCTCTCTGTACACGAGCATCATTCCAAACCTGCTGCCAAAAGGCATCGCAGAAGCTTTAGCCGATTCCAATGGTATAAAAGTCTACGTGTCAAACCTGCTGGAACAGCCGGGAGAAACGATGGGCATGAGCGCTTTTGATCATCTGTATGCGATAGAGAAACATTTAAAAGCCCGGGTCATCGATTATGTGATTTTAAACGAACGCGACGTCTATGAACAAATGGCGGACACTTATAAAAACAGAGGTGTCCATATTATTAAAAGCGAGCGGGAAAAACTTGAAGCGCACGGAATCAAAGTCATTACCGACGATGAGCTGATTATCGTTGACGACGAACGGGTAGTGCGCCATAACAATGAAAAACTCGCAGAAATTATTTACGACATTGTCATCGATGAGTCGGAGACACTGAAGTATTAG